A genomic window from Acidimicrobiales bacterium includes:
- a CDS encoding AtpZ/AtpI family protein: MDLRDRQEAYNGFGETLARAFEMVATPIVCGAIGWLLDRWLGTAPVLMVVLFALAIVSGAIKTYYGYAAQMKVHEDRILRRHREPPS; this comes from the coding sequence GTGGACCTGCGCGACAGGCAGGAGGCCTACAACGGCTTCGGTGAGACCCTGGCCCGCGCCTTCGAGATGGTCGCCACCCCGATCGTGTGCGGCGCCATCGGCTGGCTCCTCGACCGCTGGCTCGGCACGGCCCCCGTCCTCATGGTCGTCCTGTTCGCGCTCGCCATCGTGAGCGGTGCGATCAAGACCTACTACGGGTACGCCGCCCAGATGAAGGTCCACGAGGACCGCATCCTGCGCCGGCACCGGGAGCCGCCGTCGTGA
- a CDS encoding MraY family glycosyltransferase, translated as MGRYAIPFLVAVLTTIVLTPLVRRAAVRLGAVVAPDERRVHPAPLPTLGGVAMFVALVAAMGAAWASGDFEEAFEGSSEPLGIVLGAAVIVAVGVLDDLREVSAPAKLAGMVLAGSVLSLFGVSILFFRIPFYGMFSLSADLSALVTVLWVVGMANAINLIDGLDGLAAGITAIAAGAFFLYGERLGDVLEPGNVGPLVAVVVLGMCLGFLPHNFHPARIIMGDTGALLLGLLMASSTIAVGGRYDDPFSGQTFFFFAPLFIPLFILGVPILDTLFAIVRRATRRTGVATADKDHLHHRLMRLGHGHRRSVLILWTWTAILSGFVLYPTYTNEGDAAVPFGVAALGLALYTLFHPGLRRGARAGAD; from the coding sequence GGCTCGGCGCGGTCGTGGCGCCGGACGAGCGCCGGGTCCACCCGGCCCCGCTGCCGACCCTCGGCGGGGTGGCGATGTTCGTCGCGCTGGTGGCGGCGATGGGCGCGGCGTGGGCCAGCGGGGACTTCGAGGAGGCGTTCGAGGGCAGCTCCGAGCCGCTCGGGATCGTGCTCGGCGCGGCCGTCATCGTGGCCGTCGGCGTGCTCGACGACCTCCGCGAGGTGTCGGCGCCGGCCAAGCTCGCCGGGATGGTGCTGGCCGGCAGCGTGCTGTCGCTGTTCGGGGTCAGCATCCTGTTCTTCCGCATCCCGTTCTACGGGATGTTCTCGCTGTCGGCCGACCTGTCGGCGCTCGTGACCGTGCTGTGGGTGGTCGGCATGGCCAACGCCATCAACCTCATCGACGGCCTCGACGGGCTGGCCGCCGGCATCACCGCCATCGCCGCCGGCGCCTTCTTCCTCTACGGCGAGCGGCTGGGCGACGTGCTCGAGCCGGGCAACGTCGGCCCGCTCGTCGCCGTCGTCGTGCTCGGCATGTGCCTCGGGTTCCTGCCCCACAACTTCCACCCGGCGAGGATCATCATGGGCGACACCGGCGCCCTCCTCCTCGGGCTGCTGATGGCGTCGTCGACGATCGCCGTGGGCGGCCGCTACGACGACCCGTTCAGCGGCCAGACGTTCTTCTTCTTCGCCCCGCTGTTCATCCCGCTGTTCATCCTCGGCGTCCCGATCCTCGACACCCTGTTCGCCATCGTCCGCCGGGCCACCCGCCGCACCGGCGTCGCCACGGCGGACAAGGACCACCTGCACCACCGGCTCATGCGCCTCGGCCACGGGCACCGGCGCAGCGTGCTGATCCTGTGGACCTGGACGGCCATCCTGTCCGGTTTCGTGCTGTACCCGACCTACACGAACGAGGGCGACGCCGCCGTGCCGTTCGGGGTCGCCGCCCTCGGCCTCGCCCTCTACACCCTGTTCCACCCCGGCCTGCGGCGGGGGGCGAGGGCCGGCGCCGACTGA